GCGCGCCGCCGAGGCCGGCGTGACCCGCGTGGAAAAGCGCGACCTGTTCGCCACCGCCGACGTGGTCAGCGTCCATCTGGTGCTGAGCGAGCGCACCCGCGGCGTGGTGGGGGCGGACGAGATCGGCGCGATGAAGCCGACCGCCTTCCTCGTCAACACCTCGCGCGCCGGGCTGGTGGACGAGGCGGCGCTGGTCCATGCGCTGCGGCACGGCCATATCGGCGGCGCAGGCATCGACGTCTTCCCCATCGAGCCTCTGCCGAAAGACAGCCTTTGGCTTGACCTTCCCAACACCGTGCTGACGCCCCATCTCGGCTACGTGACGCGGGAGAATTACGCGGTGTTCTACCGCGACGCCCTGGAGGACATCCTGGCCTGGACGGCCGGCTCACCGGTGCGGCTGCTCTCTCCCGCCTGAACGGGCAACAGGGATGGAGGGTGCGGGTGAGCCGGAACGAGGGTATCGCAGGCGGGAGTAGAAACGGGTTCTGGGCGAAGCTGAGCCGGCACCAGTTGGGCATGCTCGTCAGCCTCTCGGCCATCGCCGGCCTGCTGTTCGGCTTCGTCGAACTGGCCGGCGAGGTGATGGAGGGCGAGACCACCGCCTTCGACAAGCACATCCTGCTGGCGCTCCGCGATCCGCTGAACCCCGACCTGCCCGGCGGCCCCTGGTGGCTGGCCCGGATGGCGCGCGACATCACCTCGCTCGGCAGCACCACCATCCTCGCCATCCTGACCGCCGCAACGCTGGGCTTCCTGCTGCTTCTGCACAAGCGGGCGGCGGCCCTGCTGGTGCTGGTGGCGGTCGGCGGCGGCGGGGCGCTCAGCACCGTGCTGAAGATGCTGTTCGACCGCGCCCGGCCCGATCTGGTGCCGCACGGCGATCAGGTGATCTCCGCCAGCTTCCCCAGCGGCCACGCCATGCAGTCGGCCGTCGTCTACCTGACGCTGGGCGCCCTGCTGACCCAGTTCGTCGAGGGCCGGCGGACCAAGGCCTATCTGCTGAGCTGGGCGATGGTGCTGACCCTCATCATCGGGGCGAGCCGCGTCTATCTGGGCGTCCACTGGCCGACCGACGTTCTGGCGGGCTGGAGCGTCGGCGCCGCCTGGGCGGCGCTGTGCTGGATGGTCGCCGAATGGCTGCAGCGCCGCGGTGCGGTGGAGCAGGACCGGCCGGAAGAGACGGCGGGACGATAGGGGCTGGCCGGCAAATCCGGTGCGTCGCACAAAAGGTTAACAAGCGGCTTGAATACGGGCGCTTGCCCGCCGATAGTGTCGACCCTACCCCTTTCGGATCAGGCCGCACCATGCCTCAGGGCACCCTCGACCGCGAAACCCTTGAAGCCGTCGGCGTCCTCGCCC
The nucleotide sequence above comes from Azospirillum sp. TSA2s. Encoded proteins:
- a CDS encoding phosphatase PAP2 family protein translates to MLVSLSAIAGLLFGFVELAGEVMEGETTAFDKHILLALRDPLNPDLPGGPWWLARMARDITSLGSTTILAILTAATLGFLLLLHKRAAALLVLVAVGGGGALSTVLKMLFDRARPDLVPHGDQVISASFPSGHAMQSAVVYLTLGALLTQFVEGRRTKAYLLSWAMVLTLIIGASRVYLGVHWPTDVLAGWSVGAAWAALCWMVAEWLQRRGAVEQDRPEETAGR